The Deinococcus koreensis genome window below encodes:
- the mqnP gene encoding menaquinone biosynthesis prenyltransferase MqnP, with amino-acid sequence MCMGAPAERSAYPGRIVSDGVAAGRRLKTFLDLVKFEHTVFALPFAYAGMLLASMQLRGTGWPGWHTLLWVTVAMASARTAAMGANRVIDRFIDARNPRTAGREVPSGKVSPAQAWALVALSLLVLTYAAAQLGPLCLLLMPLAVVFLIGYPYTKRYTWLCHLWLGVTDGAAAAGGWIAVTGEFAPGAWLLWATVIFWMVGLDVIYATMDYDFDRANGIQSIPARFGIARGLQIAAVSHALTFVCLLAVGVVTGASFWYVLAALVMGGILLYEHRIVNPHDLGRVNVAFFDANMWLALTMLVGVIVDVTWRTLT; translated from the coding sequence ATGTGCATGGGAGCGCCCGCCGAGCGCTCGGCGTATCCTGGCCGCATTGTGAGCGACGGTGTGGCGGCGGGGCGGCGGCTCAAAACCTTTCTGGATCTGGTGAAGTTCGAGCACACGGTCTTCGCGCTGCCCTTCGCCTACGCGGGGATGCTGCTGGCCAGCATGCAGCTGCGCGGCACCGGCTGGCCGGGCTGGCACACCCTGCTGTGGGTCACGGTGGCCATGGCCTCGGCCCGCACGGCGGCGATGGGGGCGAACCGGGTCATCGACCGCTTCATCGACGCCCGCAACCCGCGCACGGCCGGGCGCGAGGTGCCCAGCGGCAAGGTGTCTCCGGCGCAGGCCTGGGCCCTGGTCGCGCTGAGCCTGCTGGTGCTGACCTACGCGGCCGCGCAGCTGGGCCCGCTGTGCCTGCTGCTGATGCCCCTGGCGGTGGTGTTCCTGATCGGCTATCCGTACACCAAGCGCTACACCTGGCTCTGTCACCTCTGGCTGGGCGTGACCGACGGCGCGGCGGCGGCGGGTGGCTGGATCGCGGTCACCGGGGAATTCGCGCCGGGCGCCTGGCTGCTGTGGGCCACGGTGATCTTCTGGATGGTCGGCCTGGACGTGATCTACGCCACCATGGACTACGACTTCGACCGCGCCAACGGCATCCAGAGCATCCCCGCGCGCTTCGGCATCGCGCGGGGGCTGCAGATCGCCGCCGTCAGCCACGCGCTGACCTTCGTCTGCCTGCTGGCTGTGGGCGTGGTCACGGGGGCCAGCTTCTGGTACGTGCTGGCCGCGCTGGTCATGGGCGGCATCCTGCTGTACGAGCACCGGATCGTCAATCCGCACGACCTGGGACGGGTGAACGTGGCCTTCTTCGACGCCAACATGTGGCTGGCCCTGACCATGCTCGTGGGCGTGATCGTGGACGTGACATGGCGCACCCTGACCTGA
- a CDS encoding adenylate/guanylate cyclase domain-containing protein produces the protein MPKLLPLPSASAETSTACLVLVDLVASTALAQTLPLPHYMALMSEFVQVMVLSFEARGGQVLQHQGDAVLGYWEADQTVQASRAALESHDRAGRLGLAGLLGVRLQLRAGVASGEVLTGMVAGQRSAYGLPVNYARRLCDGAQPGGTLACCRVVRELSAQLSWKARPPQEFQGFGTDCEAFELGWPTDGAGQMHMKVD, from the coding sequence ATGCCCAAGTTGTTGCCCCTCCCCAGCGCCAGCGCCGAGACCTCCACGGCCTGTCTGGTGCTGGTGGATCTGGTCGCTAGCACTGCGCTCGCCCAGACCCTGCCCCTGCCTCACTACATGGCCCTGATGTCCGAGTTCGTGCAGGTCATGGTGCTGAGCTTCGAGGCGCGGGGCGGGCAGGTGCTGCAGCATCAGGGAGACGCGGTGCTGGGGTACTGGGAGGCCGATCAGACCGTGCAGGCCTCCCGGGCCGCGCTGGAATCCCACGACCGCGCGGGGCGGCTGGGTCTGGCGGGTCTGCTGGGGGTGCGACTGCAGCTGCGGGCCGGGGTGGCCAGCGGCGAAGTCCTGACCGGCATGGTGGCGGGACAGCGCAGCGCGTACGGCCTGCCGGTGAATTACGCCCGGCGCCTGTGCGACGGCGCGCAGCCGGGCGGCACCCTCGCCTGCTGCCGCGTGGTGCGCGAACTGAGCGCACAGCTGAGCTGGAAAGCGCGTCCACCACAGGAGTTTCAGGGCTTCGGTACGGACTGTGAAGCCTTCGAACTCGGCTGGCCCACGGACGGCGCGGGGCAGATGCACATGAAAGTTGATTAA
- a CDS encoding response regulator transcription factor, with the protein MERKPLVLVIEDEKDIARFIELELAAEGYATEVAFDGVTGLSKFREVNPDLVILDLMLPVLDGLEVARRIRKTSNTPIIILTAKDGIQDKVEGLDSGADDYLIKPFSIEELLARVRAHLRRVNPAVTGEVRVADLVMNLDGREIFRGGRRVELSAKEFELLELLARNPGKVFSRFEIEEKVWPEYTGGSNVVDVYIGYLRRKLEEGGERRLIHTVRGVGYVLREE; encoded by the coding sequence ATGGAACGCAAGCCACTGGTACTCGTCATTGAGGACGAAAAAGACATCGCCCGCTTTATCGAGCTGGAATTGGCCGCCGAGGGCTACGCCACCGAAGTGGCCTTCGACGGCGTGACCGGCCTGTCCAAATTCCGTGAAGTCAACCCCGACCTGGTCATCCTGGATCTGATGCTGCCCGTGCTCGACGGCCTGGAAGTGGCCCGCCGCATCCGCAAGACCAGCAACACCCCGATCATCATCCTGACGGCCAAGGACGGCATTCAGGACAAGGTCGAGGGCCTGGACTCGGGCGCCGACGACTACCTGATCAAGCCCTTTTCCATCGAGGAACTGCTGGCCCGGGTGCGCGCCCACCTGCGCCGCGTGAATCCGGCGGTGACCGGCGAGGTGCGCGTGGCCGATCTGGTCATGAACCTCGACGGCCGCGAGATCTTCCGGGGCGGGCGGCGCGTGGAGCTGTCGGCCAAGGAATTCGAACTGCTGGAACTGCTGGCCCGCAACCCCGGCAAGGTCTTCTCGCGCTTCGAGATCGAGGAGAAGGTCTGGCCCGAGTACACCGGGGGCAGCAACGTGGTGGACGTGTATATCGGCTACCTGCGGCGCAAGCTCGAGGAGGGCGGCGAGCGCCGGCTGATCCATACCGTGCGCGGCGTCGGCTACGTGCTGCGCGAAGAGTAA
- a CDS encoding sensor histidine kinase — protein sequence MTLRWRLTLFYTGLLAALLLIVGVTTLYLMRSNLFDGLDDELLTTYTRFTSTSLTVPLPLNSERAGNAASRSTPPSGVSEAALSARLQYGNFILQSEELSFYTQQKLIDELSQVGASGQKRKDFFTYLRSLQEFDRRSLNTDYRYPITLSDEQLEQLIRSPDGRLTLNYEQRDSFSDQPVPIRLLVRLTALRPVPTAFPGDDEGIPTIVYVGRSLSDVQNTLSQLSRVIALLFLIGLAIAGTGAFVLAGQALRPLRQVQRAAEKIGGQTLAQRVPVPRTGDEVQSLAQALNGMLGRLEASFEAQRRFTSDASHELRTPVTAISGHASYLLRRTSPSGQQQESLKIITSESERLTNLIASLLQLARSDSGALTLQKAPILSTLFLSEIARELEPLAHSQRTTLQTSGQEVAFEGDPDRLKQVIINLTSNALKAGAKTITLQSQAVLDGQAVRLSVRDDGPGIPADQLERLFDRFYRLEDSRSRDQGGAGLGLSIVRGIVEAHGGRVWLESVVGEGTAAHVQLPVGNLPDLDDEDVP from the coding sequence ATGACCCTGCGCTGGCGCCTGACGCTGTTCTATACCGGCCTGCTGGCCGCCCTGCTGCTGATCGTCGGGGTGACCACCCTGTACCTGATGCGGAGCAATCTGTTCGACGGCCTCGACGACGAGCTGCTCACCACCTACACCCGCTTCACCAGCACCTCGTTGACGGTGCCGCTGCCCCTGAACAGTGAACGGGCGGGGAACGCGGCGTCCCGGAGTACGCCACCGAGCGGGGTCAGCGAGGCGGCCCTCTCGGCGCGCCTCCAGTATGGCAACTTCATCCTGCAGAGCGAGGAGCTGAGCTTCTACACCCAGCAGAAGCTGATCGACGAGTTGAGCCAGGTGGGGGCCAGTGGGCAGAAGCGCAAGGACTTCTTCACCTATCTCCGCAGCCTTCAGGAGTTCGACCGGCGCTCCCTGAATACCGATTACCGCTACCCGATCACCCTGAGCGACGAACAGCTCGAACAGCTGATCCGCTCGCCCGACGGGCGGCTGACCCTGAACTACGAGCAGCGGGATTCCTTCAGCGATCAGCCGGTGCCCATCCGTCTGCTGGTTCGTCTGACGGCGCTGCGCCCGGTGCCCACCGCTTTTCCCGGCGACGATGAGGGCATTCCGACCATCGTGTACGTGGGCCGCAGCCTGAGCGATGTCCAGAACACCCTGAGTCAGCTCAGCCGGGTGATCGCGCTGCTGTTCCTGATCGGGCTGGCGATTGCCGGTACGGGGGCGTTCGTGCTGGCGGGTCAGGCCCTGCGCCCGCTGCGGCAGGTGCAGCGCGCGGCCGAGAAGATCGGCGGCCAGACGCTGGCCCAGCGGGTGCCGGTGCCCCGAACCGGCGACGAGGTGCAGTCGCTGGCCCAGGCCCTGAACGGCATGTTGGGACGCCTGGAGGCCAGCTTCGAGGCGCAGCGGCGCTTTACCAGCGACGCCAGCCACGAACTCCGCACGCCGGTCACGGCCATCAGCGGGCACGCCAGCTACCTGCTGCGGCGCACCAGCCCCAGCGGGCAGCAGCAGGAGAGCCTGAAGATCATCACCAGCGAGTCCGAGCGGCTGACCAACCTGATCGCCAGCCTGCTGCAGCTGGCCCGCTCGGATTCCGGCGCCCTGACCCTGCAGAAAGCCCCGATCCTGTCCACGCTCTTTCTCTCGGAGATAGCGCGGGAACTGGAGCCGCTGGCCCACTCGCAGCGCACCACCCTGCAGACCAGCGGTCAGGAGGTGGCCTTCGAGGGCGATCCCGACCGGCTCAAGCAGGTGATCATCAACCTGACCAGCAACGCCCTGAAGGCCGGGGCCAAGACCATCACCCTGCAGAGTCAGGCCGTGCTGGACGGCCAGGCGGTGCGCCTGAGCGTACGCGACGACGGCCCCGGCATCCCGGCCGACCAGCTGGAGAGGTTGTTCGACCGCTTCTACCGCCTGGAAGACAGCCGCAGCCGCGATCAGGGCGGCGCCGGCCTGGGCCTGAGCATCGTGCGGGGCATCGTGGAGGCCCACGGCGGCCGGGTCTGGCTGGAGAGCGTGGTGGGCGAGGGCACCGCCGCGCACGTGCAGCTCCCCGTGGGCAACCTGCCGGATCTGGACGACGAGGACGTGCCGTAG
- the argR gene encoding arginine repressor: protein MHKMAGVPPTLSKEQRQKRIQDIIARESIATQGELVERLRQEGVAVTQATVSRDINELRLVRVPVGKGRHRYALAQMTGHTNVEAELARLFQNFVHDIDRGENTLVIRTADGHATGVAMLLDRLRRDDIVGTIAGEDTIFVLARTTAEGEALMEELHELMLG from the coding sequence ATGCATAAGATGGCGGGCGTGCCGCCCACGCTGAGCAAGGAACAACGTCAGAAACGCATTCAGGACATCATCGCCCGCGAGAGCATCGCCACCCAGGGCGAACTGGTCGAACGCCTGCGCCAGGAGGGCGTCGCAGTGACCCAGGCGACCGTCAGCCGCGACATCAACGAACTGAGGCTGGTGCGCGTGCCGGTCGGTAAGGGCCGCCACCGCTACGCCCTGGCCCAGATGACCGGGCACACCAACGTTGAGGCCGAACTGGCGCGGCTGTTCCAGAACTTCGTGCACGACATCGACCGGGGCGAGAACACCCTGGTCATCCGCACCGCCGACGGCCACGCGACCGGAGTGGCCATGCTGCTCGACCGCCTGCGCCGCGACGACATCGTGGGCACGATCGCCGGCGAGGACACCATCTTCGTGCTCGCCCGCACCACCGCCGAGGGCGAGGCCCTGATGGAAGAGCTGCACGAACTGATGCTGGGGTAG
- the coaBC gene encoding bifunctional phosphopantothenoylcysteine decarboxylase/phosphopantothenate--cysteine ligase CoaBC gives MTAETGQTAETGAAAPAVLVIVGGSMAAVKAPSVLRRLREHGVRVEVIATRAALAFITELSLSTAADGPVGTDEHWFEPRPDALHLRLARVDGAVVVGASAELLAGAAGGHAGDLALATLLSVRGPVLWVPAMNEAMWRSPAVQANVERLRGWGHGFLGPEVGAFGTRGEGAGLGRMAEPEDVAALVLELLRPAVRDLVGLKVVVSAGPTREYLDPVRFISNPSSGKMGFAVAEEARSRGADVTLVTGPVTLSDPPGLRVVPIGSALELRGAVIAAAQDADIVVMTAAVADYRAAQASGEKQAKVAGDVTVQLTPNPDILAELGQQRGGRVLVGFAMETHAGVERAAAKAARKNADFILLNYPTREGTAFGGDDNQVTLVRPDGSSEDWPRLSKREVARRLLDEALRVRARQAEAPTGATIE, from the coding sequence GTGACTGCTGAGACTGGCCAGACTGCCGAGACTGGCGCCGCTGCCCCCGCCGTGCTGGTGATCGTGGGGGGCTCCATGGCGGCCGTCAAGGCGCCCTCGGTGCTGCGGCGCCTGCGCGAGCACGGCGTCCGGGTCGAGGTGATCGCCACCCGCGCCGCGCTGGCGTTCATCACCGAGCTGAGCCTGAGCACGGCCGCGGACGGCCCGGTGGGCACCGACGAACACTGGTTCGAGCCGCGCCCCGACGCCCTGCACCTGCGGCTGGCGCGGGTGGACGGCGCGGTGGTGGTGGGCGCCTCGGCCGAGCTGCTGGCAGGCGCGGCCGGCGGCCACGCGGGCGACCTCGCGCTGGCGACCCTGCTCAGCGTGCGCGGGCCGGTGCTGTGGGTGCCGGCCATGAACGAGGCGATGTGGCGCAGCCCGGCCGTGCAGGCCAACGTGGAGAGGCTGCGCGGCTGGGGGCACGGGTTCCTGGGCCCCGAGGTCGGCGCCTTCGGCACGCGCGGCGAGGGCGCGGGTCTGGGCCGCATGGCCGAGCCGGAAGACGTCGCCGCCCTTGTGCTGGAACTCCTGCGGCCCGCGGTGCGCGACCTGGTGGGCCTGAAGGTGGTCGTCTCGGCCGGCCCGACCCGCGAGTACCTCGACCCGGTGCGCTTCATCTCCAATCCCAGTTCCGGCAAGATGGGTTTCGCGGTGGCCGAGGAGGCCCGGAGCCGGGGCGCCGACGTGACCCTGGTGACCGGGCCGGTGACCCTGAGCGACCCGCCCGGCCTGAGGGTCGTGCCCATCGGATCGGCGCTGGAGCTGCGCGGCGCGGTGATCGCGGCCGCCCAGGACGCCGACATCGTGGTGATGACGGCGGCGGTGGCGGATTACCGGGCGGCCCAGGCCTCGGGCGAGAAGCAGGCCAAGGTGGCGGGCGACGTGACCGTGCAGCTGACCCCCAACCCCGACATCCTGGCCGAACTGGGTCAGCAGAGGGGCGGGCGCGTGCTGGTGGGCTTCGCCATGGAGACGCACGCCGGGGTCGAGCGCGCGGCGGCCAAGGCGGCACGCAAGAACGCCGACTTCATCCTGCTGAACTACCCCACGCGCGAGGGCACGGCCTTCGGCGGCGACGACAACCAGGTCACCCTGGTGCGCCCGGACGGCTCCTCCGAGGACTGGCCCCGGCTCAGCAAGCGCGAGGTCGCCCGGCGACTGCTGGACGAGGCGCTGCGGGTGCGGGCGCGGCAGGCGGAGGCCCCGACCGGCGCCACGATTGAATAA
- a CDS encoding TetR/AcrR family transcriptional regulator, with protein MSAPAARRLSAETRRERILEVAETLFIERGFEGVGMNDVAQALGTSRPTVYTYFTSTEDMLRALLDVRLPLLWERLSPLLPALPLAGPLRPPPGPLAADQSSLYSEVFRALLRERELLLLMRSGGGPIFRQQREHFLARLAGLIEPYRPAQRHPWALEVVTLLLEAAAVEALRHPERDPAALARTLGQMIAGGLGALQTGT; from the coding sequence ATGTCCGCCCCCGCCGCCCGCCGCCTCAGCGCCGAGACCCGCCGTGAACGGATTCTGGAGGTGGCCGAGACGCTGTTTATCGAGCGCGGCTTCGAGGGGGTCGGGATGAACGACGTGGCGCAGGCCCTGGGCACCTCGCGGCCCACGGTCTACACCTATTTCACGTCTACCGAGGACATGCTGCGCGCCCTGCTCGACGTTCGCCTGCCGCTGCTGTGGGAACGCCTGAGCCCGCTGCTGCCCGCCCTGCCCCTCGCCGGGCCGCTGCGCCCCCCGCCCGGCCCGCTCGCCGCCGACCAGTCGAGCCTCTACAGCGAGGTCTTCCGGGCGCTCCTGCGGGAACGCGAACTGCTGCTTCTGATGAGGAGCGGCGGTGGCCCCATCTTCCGGCAGCAGCGCGAACACTTTCTGGCGCGGCTGGCCGGGCTGATCGAGCCCTACCGCCCCGCCCAGCGTCACCCCTGGGCGCTGGAGGTGGTGACCCTGCTGCTGGAGGCGGCGGCCGTGGAGGCCCTGCGTCATCCGGAGCGCGATCCGGCGGCGCTGGCCCGCACCCTGGGGCAGATGATCGCCGGTGGGCTGGGCGCCCTGCAGACCGGCACCTGA
- a CDS encoding YhgE/Pip domain-containing protein codes for MPSLRSLQADYRLLSPAERSLWRHPMMWLSAAAISAVPLLYATIYLSSSLDPYGRLEALPVALVNLDQGATARGPDGAQQRYELGAEVIRDLTREPKFHYLSYPSQQAAQDAVRRGKAYFALTIPATFSKQSLAGESRDHGTLNFYVAEGSNYFASRVAATFATTLSDELNRTLGETRWEIVQRSLKQVDQGFADIRRATGQLADGAAQLRGGTRQLQYGAGTLADGVRRAADGGAELEGGAGRLSGSVAQLTDGTGRLSGGLRQLEAAAPGRGQLAPLQAGAAQLSGGAGTLADGLGKLSAGANELSQGAQSATTGAQRLAQGTAQLAAQAPQLQSGLARLSAAGTALAGGARSASSGAADLAAGGEQLASRLPTLQSSLGQLADGAAGLSDGAKAASAGAQRLAEGSGALAGQLSQLQGGLEAARQGAQRANASAANFALLSGQLNSSLKSQVLVPAQVREDVAKLEGGALQLQGGTSNLNVGLPKFAAGARQASVAARQLQTGAAGLAGGAARLDSGAQALAGGLTAAQEGSEAAVQGARSLGTGTRKLAAGTAQVADGASTLAARVRDAQAGAAATSRAAQQLSAGAAALTRGTGQLQTGGATLARRAAEAASGARSLQSGAKTLQSGVNTLVDGNVKIKEALGQITRQLPAPADLGALKSGANTLAQKTGELRRGLGTLADGSDRLRRATADVNQGAGALLGGLRTLQAKVPQSVGQISGDPAGLSVSVRPETQVFAAVKNNGAAFAPYFMALSLWVGVTLTTFIFPYSQLPRTGRRTSQLARMARKAATPALLVVLQALLVVWGVQALGVDFLHPAQVLATAIASSLTFLALVLALIFCLGAAGRLLALILLVLQLAASGGSYPVELAPPFFQTIHNWLPVTQSVNALRHALSGAFQGGYPGFMLSLLAIAALSVGLGLLGRRWEFVDDEDFKPLISAPIVSQELHHDSPQDAPRDAVRS; via the coding sequence ATGCCATCCCTCAGATCCCTCCAAGCCGACTACCGCCTGCTGAGCCCCGCCGAACGCAGCCTCTGGCGTCATCCGATGATGTGGCTCTCGGCCGCCGCCATCTCGGCGGTGCCGCTGCTGTACGCCACCATCTACCTCAGCAGTTCGCTCGACCCCTACGGCCGCCTGGAGGCCCTGCCGGTCGCGCTGGTGAACCTCGATCAGGGCGCCACCGCCCGCGGGCCGGACGGCGCGCAGCAGCGTTATGAGCTGGGTGCCGAGGTGATCCGTGACCTGACCAGGGAGCCGAAGTTCCACTACCTGAGCTACCCCAGCCAGCAGGCCGCGCAGGACGCCGTGCGGCGCGGGAAGGCCTATTTCGCCCTGACCATCCCCGCCACCTTCAGCAAGCAGTCGCTGGCGGGGGAGAGCCGGGATCACGGCACCCTGAACTTCTATGTCGCCGAGGGCAGCAACTATTTCGCCAGCCGCGTGGCCGCCACCTTCGCCACGACCCTCAGCGACGAGCTGAACCGCACGCTGGGCGAGACCCGCTGGGAGATCGTGCAGCGCTCCCTGAAACAGGTCGACCAGGGCTTCGCGGACATCCGCCGGGCGACCGGGCAGCTGGCCGACGGCGCGGCGCAGCTCCGGGGCGGCACCCGGCAGCTGCAGTACGGCGCCGGCACCCTGGCCGACGGAGTCCGTCGGGCCGCCGACGGTGGGGCGGAGCTGGAGGGCGGCGCGGGTCGCCTGTCGGGCTCCGTGGCGCAGCTCACCGACGGGACGGGCCGGCTCTCGGGCGGCCTGCGGCAACTGGAGGCGGCCGCCCCGGGCCGCGGGCAGCTCGCGCCCCTGCAGGCCGGCGCGGCGCAGCTCTCGGGGGGCGCCGGCACCCTGGCGGACGGCCTGGGGAAACTCTCGGCCGGTGCGAATGAGCTGTCTCAGGGCGCCCAGAGCGCGACCACCGGCGCCCAGCGGCTGGCCCAGGGCACCGCGCAGCTGGCCGCCCAGGCGCCGCAGCTGCAGTCCGGGCTGGCCCGGCTGTCGGCGGCGGGCACGGCCCTGGCCGGCGGTGCCCGGAGCGCCAGCAGCGGCGCGGCCGACCTGGCGGCGGGCGGTGAGCAGCTGGCGTCCCGGCTGCCGACCCTGCAGAGCAGCCTCGGGCAGCTCGCGGACGGCGCGGCGGGGCTCTCGGACGGCGCGAAGGCGGCGAGCGCCGGGGCGCAGCGGCTCGCGGAGGGCAGCGGCGCCCTGGCCGGCCAGCTCTCACAGCTCCAGGGCGGCCTGGAGGCGGCGAGGCAGGGCGCCCAGCGCGCCAACGCCAGCGCGGCGAACTTCGCCCTGCTGAGCGGGCAGCTGAACAGCTCCCTGAAAAGCCAGGTGCTGGTGCCAGCCCAGGTGCGCGAGGACGTGGCGAAGCTGGAGGGCGGCGCACTGCAGCTGCAGGGGGGCACCAGCAACCTGAACGTGGGGCTGCCGAAGTTCGCGGCCGGCGCACGGCAGGCGAGTGTGGCCGCCCGCCAGCTGCAGACCGGGGCGGCGGGGCTGGCGGGCGGCGCGGCCCGGCTGGACAGCGGCGCCCAGGCCCTCGCCGGGGGGCTCACGGCGGCCCAGGAGGGATCGGAGGCCGCCGTGCAGGGTGCCCGGAGTCTGGGCACGGGGACGAGGAAGCTGGCGGCGGGCACCGCGCAGGTGGCCGACGGGGCTTCCACACTGGCCGCCAGGGTGAGAGACGCCCAGGCGGGAGCGGCGGCGACCTCGCGCGCCGCCCAGCAGCTGAGCGCCGGCGCGGCGGCCCTGACCCGAGGTACCGGGCAGCTCCAGACCGGCGGCGCCACGCTGGCCCGCCGCGCGGCCGAGGCGGCCAGTGGCGCCCGCAGCCTGCAGAGCGGCGCGAAGACCCTGCAGAGCGGCGTGAACACGCTGGTGGACGGCAACGTGAAGATCAAGGAGGCGCTGGGGCAGATCACCCGGCAGCTGCCGGCCCCGGCCGACCTGGGAGCGCTGAAGTCCGGCGCGAACACCCTGGCGCAGAAGACCGGGGAGCTACGGCGCGGCCTGGGCACCCTGGCCGACGGCTCGGACAGGCTGCGGCGCGCCACCGCCGACGTGAACCAGGGCGCCGGGGCGCTGCTGGGCGGCCTGCGAACCCTCCAGGCGAAGGTGCCGCAGAGCGTGGGGCAGATCAGCGGCGACCCCGCCGGCCTGAGCGTGAGCGTGCGTCCAGAGACGCAGGTCTTCGCCGCCGTGAAGAACAACGGCGCGGCCTTCGCCCCGTATTTCATGGCCCTGAGCCTGTGGGTGGGCGTGACCCTGACCACCTTCATCTTTCCGTATTCGCAGCTGCCCCGCACGGGCCGGCGCACCTCGCAGCTCGCGCGCATGGCCCGCAAGGCGGCCACCCCCGCCCTGCTGGTCGTGCTGCAGGCGCTGCTGGTGGTGTGGGGTGTGCAGGCGCTGGGCGTGGACTTCCTGCACCCGGCCCAGGTGCTGGCCACCGCCATCGCGTCCAGCCTGACCTTCCTGGCGCTGGTGCTGGCCCTGATTTTCTGCCTCGGCGCCGCCGGCCGCCTGCTGGCCCTGATCCTGCTGGTGCTGCAGCTCGCGGCCTCGGGCGGCAGCTACCCGGTCGAGCTGGCGCCGCCCTTCTTCCAGACTATCCACAACTGGCTGCCGGTCACGCAGAGTGTGAACGCCCTGCGCCACGCCCTGAGCGGCGCGTTCCAGGGCGGCTACCCCGGTTTCATGCTGAGCCTGCTGGCTATCGCCGCGCTGAGCGTGGGGCTGGGGCTGCTGGGCCGCCGCTGGGAATTCGTGGATGACGAGGACTTCAAGCCGCTGATCTCCGCGCCCATCGTGTCGCAGGAACTTCACCACGACTCGCCGCAGGACGCGCCCAGAGACGCAGTTCGGAGCTGA